tcaaaatgataaaattaaatCCTGAAGCCCTATTTCAAAAGTTTCTCTGTAGTACCCTGGAATATGATTTTTATGTGGAAATTCTGGTTTCCTCATTGCAATGATGAAATTTTATACTTCACCTTAACAGTTTTGCTGAAGTAGGAATTTGTATAGGTTCTGGCAACAGTGCTTAAATGCAAATCTTGGCCATCCGATTTAAACATCAGAAAATACCAGGAAAAACCGAAAGCACATTTTCTTGGCCTCAGCAGGCATTTTTGGgaacaaggattttttttcaatggaTGTACCAGATGTATCTCCCTCATGTACCCAAACTGATATTCTGTCTGGTCTTAGAGAAGAAGGATCTAGAAGCTGGAGTTTTAGATGGACCAGACAAAGGCagcaaaagtaaaaaataagtATAAGACTCCAAGTTAGGAAGAAAGAAGATATTCCCAAAGAAATTCCTTAAATATTTTACCTgcatcagaataaaaaaagagaagagagattGAGATCAATAGATCAGGTCTAACTGTATTTATTAGACATGCAAAAAGTGATAAATAAAAGAATATGAATCCCATATAGATGCAGTTTTTAAGGGCAGATTTTTAGACATATGAAGCACATTCCTGCACCTCCAGCACACTCCAGTGCCTTGTGTCCAGCCCAGTCACAGGGAGCAAACAAATGAGTAAAATTTGTGTGTCCTTGGGGAATATGTTAAAGGCATTAAAGTTTCTAGCTCTGTGATGGCACACAGAGAGCCACAGCAGCTTTATGAGAGCTCTGAGCTCATGGATTCTGAGAAGGTGAGGCTCATACTGCCAGTGAAGAAGGGGACAAACATGGCTTTGCCAGAGAGGAATGTAGACAACCCTCAAATTCTAGTACATGAGGGGAGAAACcatataataatgataatggaaagaaggaaagaaggaaggaaagaaggaaagaaggaaagaaggaaagaaggaaagaaggaaagaaggaaagaaggaaagaagaaggaaagaaggaaagaaggaaagaagaaggaaagaaggaaagaaggaaagaaggaaagaagaaggaaagaaggaaagaaggaaagaaggaaagaaggaaagaaggaaagaaggaaagaaggaaagaaggaaagaaggaaagaaggaaagaaggaaagaaggaaagaaggaaagaagaaggaaagaaggaaagaagaaggaaagaaggaaagaaggaaagaaggaaagaaggaaagaaggaaagaaggaaagaaggaaagaaggaaagaagaaggaaagaaggaaagaaggaaagaagaaggaaagaaggaaagaagaaggaaagaaggaaagaagaagaaggaaagaaggaaagaaggaaagaagaaggaaagaaggaaagaaggaaagaaggaaagaaggaaagaaggaaagaaggaaagaaggaaagaaggaaagaaggaaagaaggaaagaaggaaagaaggaaagaaggaaagaaggaaagaaggaaagaaggaaagaaggaaagaaggaaagaaggaaagaaaggatcCTGACTGCTATGCAATTATTTCAGCCCAAAATCTCAGGCATCTCACATTAAATAAATCACTAATTCATTTTCATGCTGCCACCCTAAGAAAGCCACACACTGTTTATGACTTGACTGCCAGAAGTTTGCTGGACAGGATGAACGCTAAAGGCTCATGCAGAACAGGAAGCAGTGTCCTAtttctgagacagaaaaagTTCTCCCCATGCAGTTTGTGAACTCAGAGGAGCACGAAAAACCAGCACAAAGACCACTCTCATCCCCAGCAGAATTCCAAGTTACAGATTCCCTGTCAGGTAGCACACTGAGAGACACTAAGCTCAGTTTCTGTTCTAAGAACTCTCTGCAGTAGCGAAAGCTTTCCATCCCTAGAGACATTCCTTCAGCCCAGCACTGGAAGTTTGTGCTATGTTGCCTCCACTCCTTCTGCTTTAaccctttcttctctttcccaaAGATTTTGCTAAACACTGATGCAGCTGATAGGTATTTTTGAGGACAGAGCAGTAaaccctcttttttttcagcattacaTGCAAGCTTTTCAAAACATCCTGAACAGATTGATGCTTCCCTGTTTCCCATTTTGCAGTCAATTTCCATGTGCAGAAATGCAGCCTGTTCTGCTAAGCTGGGCCTCCTGGGCCCAAAAGGCTCCCTGGGCCACACTGACAATTAGGAATTGTACAAATTCATTTAATCATGGCATGGCTGCAAAATACAAACACAGGGTGGTTAACAAAGCAAGCACTGCACTCAGAACCAGGGGAGCTGGCCTGGATTGCTGGTTCTGCTATGCAACCACGAGCCAATCCTGCTATCCCTGTTTTTCCAACTGTAGAATGATAAAAGAGAACATTTAGCACTTTTGTGAAAGCTTTAGAGCTTTATACATAAAAAGGATTCTGGAGCAGGAACCCTGATACCAGGAACACAATGAAATGATTCAGTAAACTTCTGAGTTtttataaagaataaaaatcagaGACCAGATGAGttcagtaacaaaaaaattaaagttatttACTTCTGCCCTAAGTCTACAGGGaaagcacagctgcagctgcattttaGGACAAGGAATGAATTTATCCCTAGGCTATGATTTGGGAAATCTTACTATGCCACTTCCTGTTAAGATAGTGtctaagaaaataacattaataTGGGGAtcaaatagaaaataaacagtACACAATTTAACAGTGGATAATATAATCTCTGTATTACATttacagaagattttttttttaattctatcaACTACAAATAACTATGCTGAGAGCTTTTGCAGAGATCTGAAAGAACATGCAAGAGAGAAGACAGGTATCATTACTGTCACATTACTCTGGGGAACCTGAGGCACAGGAAAGATGAGGCATTTTCTCTTTGGGCAATGCCAAAAGTGATGGGTTCAAAAAACAGCTAATTCCAAATCCCTCTTCCTAACCAATTTACCTCATTCTCTTTCCCAGCCCTCAGTTTTATATCTCTAGCACACTCTAAAACCTTAAGAGTGTGGGAAAAAAACTTAGAATTTTGGAAGATTTGGGATGTGCAAGGAAGGCAGGATAGCACAGAGattctttgttttaattatgCCAAAGAACTACGGCCAAAGAACTCCCAACACCCCCACAGATACACACTAACTGTATTAAGTAATGCACATACACAATAAAGGTAGTTATAGCAGAATCACACTCTGAAGGGAAATATTCTACATAATAAGATTAAATCTCCTCCTAATTACCACTTCTCTAATGAAGGCAGAGATAATTATCCAAACTTCTTGGCACAGTGACAGTGTGTGAACCACTTTTTGTCAGTGCTGCTGACATTCTGTAGCTGCCCTAATCCCCTGCTGTTCTACCAACTACTCTAGAGCTTCTGCCAGCTGTTTATGGGGGAAGCAGACTGATGCTATTTTAGGAGCATCCCTGATCTTGAGCCACAGCGTGGCCAGTCTGGGATCAAACGCTCTCCCGTTCCCTGATTCTTGAACCGCTGAAGTTCAAAAGCAGGGAGGGGCTGACCCAGGTGGGATGCAACCCACTGGACCGAGCCTCCCTCGATGGGACAAAATGACACTCAGGCTCGGGTCTGGCAGTGTTTGGGAGCGAGAGCAGGACTCGGAGGCCAGCAGCGGTACCCACAGCGGCTGTGCCCGCCCAGCAGCCGCTCCCCCCGTACCCCGAGCAGCCCCCGCTTACCTTCCTGCTCCGAGGCACGGCCACCCCGCGGCCCGAGCAGCGCCAGCAccgcccagagcagcagcacggCCGGAGGCACCATGGAGGCGATTTCCCCGCTCCGGGAGCTGCCCCCGAGCGCGGGCGATGCCTGCGGGACGGAGCCGTGCCACGCACCAGCCCCGCCCGGCCGACACGGGCGGAGGAAGCGGGAGGAGCCGGCTCCTCCTCCCGCCAGCCCCCGAGAGGCGGGCGGgcagccgggccggggctgcgggacgGGGCAGGAGCGGCTGGGACCGCGTGGGAAGCGAGGGAACGGCGAGACGAGGAGCTCCAGGGGtgatcctggagctgcagctctgcctggggctcGGGCTCCAGCGGGGCTTGCCTGGAACACCGGGCAGTGAATGCCCAGGGAGCACGGAGCAAACGCCGGTGTAGGAGGAGAGGAGTCACTCTCTGACCAGCTTCAGCTGGCTGACACTTATGGGATATTTATATCCCATGGATTATAATGTTGTGCACAGCTCTAGAAACTGGAAGCCTTATTAAATACCTTCTTCATACCTTCTTCCTGCCTGTCACCTCCTATATTTCATATATTGCTTTTGTTTCCTGCATTAGCTGCTTTTCTCTGGCCATACACACATCTTTAAGTCTTACATTAATCTCTGTAGCCttgtgctgggtttttttttgctgtagcCCTGATCACTTACCCAGgcattttttctatttcattctGCCTATGAGAATAAGAGAAATAATCCTGCCTTAGAAAGTTACACTtcttaaaattaacatttgCTTTATGGTCACTTCTACGCTGCAGTGAATGTAAGGTTTAGATGTAGGGGAACCATTTTGAGCCTGCAGGACACCAGCTACCACTGACACAGACCCTGTGTGAGGCTGTCAGTAAATTATCTCTCTAAATGAACAGAAACCACAGATATAACAggatttgtgtttaaaaaaaccaacaaaaacaaaacaaaaaaaccccacaagaaggcatgatgagaaaaaaagcaagcacaTTAGAAGGATCACACTGTAGCTGATATTCTCCATGATCCATAACAGCATCATCCCAGAGAATTCCCATTACTATTTATTTGTTCAATGAGAATATTCTTGAGTGTGTTCAAAGCACTTTTCCTTGCCTCCCTTCTCCCCAGTGCAGGAATTCCCTCATAATTACCAGTCAAACAGAACAGTCCTCATGCTCCAGTGATGAGCATTCCAGGCAACAACCCAAGCAAATACTAGTTCTCTTTAAGATGATGATTTCAGAAAACTTCCTTTTGCAAAGCTGCCAGTTCccctaaattaaaaaaaaaaagaaaaagaaaaaaaaaaaaagaaaaagaaaaaagaacataCTTTCACTTTAGatttcttcagtattttgcaGGCCCAGACAAAGCCTGTGATAAATCTGTGCCTGTTTCAACATTTAAAGGCAGGAGCTACAGCAAAGGTGTTCAGTCCTCCACCTCCAGACCTCAGACTGAGAGTTGTGACTCAACATGGATTTTTCAATGAGTTTCTCATTTTAATGAAGTTAAATCTCTCCAGAGTAAAACGAAAGCGGTTTTGCACGCTCAAAATCATGAATGCCTCATTGTTTATGCTACTGTACCCAGGCTGTCTCTGTTTGACAGCTTTGTATTCTGCAGCTATGCCAAGCCAGCATTTTTTCCCCgtgtttgtgtgtttgcacTGCTCTGTGTGCCTGTCTTTTTAAACAGAGCCAGCTGCCGGTGCAGATGTTCCAGTGAGTACGTGCAACACGTGctccaggcagagaagcaaCTTCCTAAAAACTGGGAGGGTCGGAGCTGTGCTCTTCCAGCAGCCTCAAAGCTGAGACACCACCAGCCGCACTGAAACCTGCAAGGAATGGGCTCTCACCCATCCTTTTGGGATCCCAGTGCCTCACCCCCGAACAAACAGCTCATTTGCAGGAATAAATTAAGAACGTGTCTCCTCTGTTTCCCTTTttgaaaaacgaggttcacataatttttatagaatttaaaagtttaataaaaaaacaattaggagaaaaaaataaagtaatctGTATACggctgggtgtctctgcattcagccaagagagcacaccttactaacaaaggattgtcccttaaaaacagaaccctgctacatatccataaattctcatacatattcagacattcttcttaggatctttggggttcttctcttgcccccttcccaatagatcaatcctcttggcaccattgagatttacattctctgataccagaaatgcaataaattcctcccccagagttttggtcactgctgtcttcatctggataagagagtttacaaatgcaggagttctctggctatttttttttttcctcagtctttgggttatacagacaaaagtagtttttattttaatactatgccatagcctaacatatatgtattatactactatttctaaatttcatcaataacagaaataaagaaaactatattaatacaacaaaatttctcattcttatacacataacattcattttaatatttgcaaaaagccaacaatataaaatgtatctgtAACACCTTCATTGAGCTGGTTCATTGCCCGGTCGAGAATTTCACATTTCACTTTATCTCACAGTGTTTCTGCCTGACTTGCTTGAAACTGTGTTTCTCGTTCTCTCTTTCCAACACTGCTCTGGATACAAAGCGTATCTAAGACACTTGAGAAAGTTTGTTCCTCTATTTACACACAGTGGTATGACCCAGGTTGATAAAATCTTCCTTTCCCGCATAGTCTCTGTTGCGGTAAGCCAGTAAACTTCCACGGGAATTCCTGAACACCGCTCCAGGCCTTTTCGATGGGTGCAGTGAGAGGAGACACAGAACCTCGgccctgggctggagctgctggataCAGCAGAGGGAGCGGGGCAGGGCAGCGAGGGCCCGGAGCCAGGGGAgccggggggtcccggagctGAGGAGGCTCGGAGCCGAAAGGGGAACCGGAGGGTCCCGGAGCCGAAAGGGGAACGGGAGGGTCCCGGAGCCGGCGGGGCCCCGAGCAGGGAGGGGACCTGGAGCCGGGGGGGTTGGAAACCGGGGCAGTTGAGGCCGGATCAGCTGGAAATCGGGGCAGTGGAAGCCGGGGCAGTGGGAGCCGGGGCAGTGGAAGCCGGGGCAGTGGAAGCCGGGGCAGTTGAGGCCGGGGTAGCTGAAGCCGGGGTAGCTGAAGCCGGGGCAGTGGGAGCCGGGGCAGTGGAAGCCGCGGTAGCTGAAGCCGGGGCAGTTGGAAATCGGGGCAGTGGAAGCCGCGGTAGCTGAAGCCGGGGCAGTGGAAGCCGGGGCAGTTGAAGCCGGGGTAGCTGAAGCCGGGGCAGCTGAAGCCGGGGTAGCTGAAGCCGGGGCAGCTGAAGCCGGGGCAGTGGAAGCCGGGGTAGCTGAAGCCGGGGCAGCTGAAGCCGGGGCAGTGGAAGCCGGGGTAGCTGAAGCCGGGGCAGTTGGAAATCACGGCAGTTGAggccgggggtcccggcggTCCCGCGGGATCCAAGCGGGCCGCGCCTCCCGGCCAAGCCCCCTCAGGGGCGGGGAGCGCGGCTGTCGCAAAGCGCTGCAAAGCGCCGCCAATCGCGGCGGAGCTGCCGCAGGGCGCGGCGGCGATGGCGGCTTAGGGCCggtgcggggccggggccggggccgggaagggccgggccggggctcccccgccgccgcccatgtggctgcagcagcggcTGAAGGGGCTGCCGGGGCTGCTGTCCAGCAGCTGGGCGCGgcgcctgctgctgctgctggtgctgttgctCGTCGCTTACTGGTACCTGGGCGCGGCGCGGGCGCGGGGCGCGGGGCGCGGGGCCGAGCCCCGGGGACCCGCCGCCCTCTGCGTTCAGGCGGCCGCGGGCGCCTGGCGGGCGCAGACCCAGCGCGGCGATGCGCTGCCGCTGCCTGAggaggcggccggggccggcggggccCCGGGGCTGGCGGTGGCGGGCAATGGGTTCCTGCTGCTGGACGTGTCCGCCGGGCGGCTCTGGGTGCGGcccgcggggcccggcgggggcCCGGCGCTCGCCACCGAGTACCCGGCGCTGGTGCGGCTGAGGGCGCTGGGCGGGCGCGGCGAGGCGCGGGCGGCGCTGGCGGCGCTGCGGGACGGGGCCGTGAGGAGGGTGCGGTGTGTCCAGACCGGGCCCGGCTCCGGGGACTGCGTGACCCTGCGGGAGGAGGTGGTGGCTCACCGGAGCCGGCCGCACCTCTACCTGCAGCGCATCCGCATCGCCAACCCCACCGAGCGGCTGGCCGCCTTCGAGGCCtcggcccccgccgccgcctccccgctGGGCGGGCGCTTCGCCAccagcctggagaaggtggAGGAGCGGCAGTTCCTGCTCTCCTCCGGCCGCCTGCTGCTGGCCGGCGGCCCCaaggtggtgctggtggtggtggctgCCAAGAAACTCGTGAGCCGCGTGCAGGTCGCGCCCAAGTCGCACTTTGACGAGACCGTGCTGTCTGTGGTGTACACCTCGGAGCCCATCGAGGCCTCCAGGCTGGAGGAGACCTTCAGCAAGCTGAGGGAGGCAGCCAAGAAAGAGATGCTGGAGGTGATGCAGATGGGGGTGGACGATCTTTTCCAGGAGCACCAGCAGACCTGGTCTGACTTGTTCATTTCAGGTAAGGAAAGTGATTTTCAGTTTCCATGGGGTTGCTTTAGAGGGTGGCTGAAAGCTCAGTGTGCTGGTTGCTGTGAGGTCTCCGGAGGCTCTGGTCTTCCTGACGGGTTTTGGGACAGTAAAACAGTGTTCCTGATTTGGAACCCAGCCTGTCTTACAAAGTGTGGAGTACCCCTGACTATGTATAGGAAGCAATAGAAGAACATTTATAATCATTAttctgtgtgtgctgctttTTGTAGCTTCAGGAACTTTACTGACTTGCCCTGCATGTCAGTTGGAAATAAAGTTGACCTTTAGTGATAGCATAAAAGACAGATTCTGCATGGAAGCTAAGGGCTGTTCTACAAAGATGCTTTTTCTTAAGATTTTAATGTCTTACATAAAAGAGTAGCAGACTAAATAATGTAGAACTCACAACTTTATAAAAAGATTGTGATCTTTTGACAGATCATTCTTGCAGAGTCATGATGGCAGGCCTGTAAAGCATCTGTATATTAAATTAGCTTTGTCATTAGTGGGTGCTTGGCTTTCAAACTCCCAAGTAGCAGAGAGAGTATCTTCTTAGACAAACACAAGGAAACATTTCACTTTGGTGTTTTATGGACAAAAGCTTCTTAGATGTTATAAAGAACACCTGCATATTGAACATTTGTTTGCTCTTCTTTCCCTCCTAGTTAATTTCTGTCTATTggctgttttcttttgctgcagGGATTGAAATGAGAAAGATCACAGATGCACATACCCCATCCAGTGAGACTGTCAACATGACCCTCTACTACGTGCTGTCAACTGTGCCAGCCCCCCTGCTAGACCCACTCATTGGGGGTGAGGACAGGGAGAAGATTGAAGCCAGCCTGAACTACGCTGACCACTGCTTCAGCGGCCACGCCACCATGCACGCCGAGAACCTGTGGCCACCAAGGCTGACCAGTGTCACCCAGATCCTGCAGCTCTCAGACCTGTGGAAGCTGACACTCCAGAAACGGGGATGCAAGGGTCTTGTGACAGCTGGAGTGCATGGGCTGATGCAGGGAATGGTGCTTAGTTTTGGGGGTCTGCAGTTCACAGAAAACCATCTTCAGTTTCAGGCTGACCCTGATGTACTTCATAACAGCTATTCCTTACGTGGGATCCATTACAATAAGGACTTGATCAATTTAGCTGTTCTCCTGGATGCTGAAGGAAAGCCCTTCCTGCATGTGTCTGTGAAGTTCCAGGACAAGCCTGTCAGACTGTACGCGTGTGAGGCAGGCTGTATGAACGAGCCCGTGGAGCTGACCTCGGAGGCACGCGGTCACACCTTCCCTGTCATGGTGACTCAGCCCATCACACCACTGCTTTATATATCCACAGATTTGGTTCACTTGCAGGACCTAAGACACACACTCCACCTAAAAGCTATTCTGGCTCATGAGGAACACATGGCCAAGCAATACCCGGGCTTACCC
The Poecile atricapillus isolate bPoeAtr1 chromosome 22, bPoeAtr1.hap1, whole genome shotgun sequence genome window above contains:
- the KIAA2013 gene encoding uncharacterized protein KIAA2013 homolog gives rise to the protein MWLQQRLKGLPGLLSSSWARRLLLLLVLLLVAYWYLGAARARGAGRGAEPRGPAALCVQAAAGAWRAQTQRGDALPLPEEAAGAGGAPGLAVAGNGFLLLDVSAGRLWVRPAGPGGGPALATEYPALVRLRALGGRGEARAALAALRDGAVRRVRCVQTGPGSGDCVTLREEVVAHRSRPHLYLQRIRIANPTERLAAFEASAPAAASPLGGRFATSLEKVEERQFLLSSGRLLLAGGPKVVLVVVAAKKLVSRVQVAPKSHFDETVLSVVYTSEPIEASRLEETFSKLREAAKKEMLEVMQMGVDDLFQEHQQTWSDLFISGIEMRKITDAHTPSSETVNMTLYYVLSTVPAPLLDPLIGGEDREKIEASLNYADHCFSGHATMHAENLWPPRLTSVTQILQLSDLWKLTLQKRGCKGLVTAGVHGLMQGMVLSFGGLQFTENHLQFQADPDVLHNSYSLRGIHYNKDLINLAVLLDAEGKPFLHVSVKFQDKPVRLYACEAGCMNEPVELTSEARGHTFPVMVTQPITPLLYISTDLVHLQDLRHTLHLKAILAHEEHMAKQYPGLPFLFWFSVASLITLFHLFLFKLIYNEYCGPGAKPLFRSKVTVPDSAR